In one window of Calypte anna isolate BGI_N300 chromosome 1, bCalAnn1_v1.p, whole genome shotgun sequence DNA:
- the CLDN34 gene encoding claudin-34, producing the protein MRSLVSTSHLHLAAFALGTVGWILCTASMGTVEWRVWHVDNTTIISSGIAWVGIWKVCFISYLHISPGYKEQFCHQFSGNDPSIPYEIYAAQGLLLIAMFMGLLGLTATVFALRNADLRITHKIVITRFFLLGGFFYIFAGLCVLIPVSWNFYSVMHNQSIAFPPDYYLPSKPASQEAGAAIPIGIVAVILLLLSGTFSLSNRFPVTRDAITKS; encoded by the coding sequence ATGAGGTCCCTGGTCAGCACCTCACATCTCCATCTAGCTGCCTTTGCTCTGGGTACAGTAGGCTGGATCCTGTGCACTGCTTCCATGGGAACTGTGGAATGGAGAGTCTGGCATGTGGACAACACCACCATCATCTCCTCTGGCATTGCCTGGGTGGGGATTTGGAAAGTCTGCTTCATCAGTTACCTTCACATCTCTCCTGGCTATAAAGAACAGTTCTGCCATCAATTCAGTGGCAATGATCCTTCCATCCCCTACGAAATTTATGCTGCTCAGGGCCTCCTGCTGATTGCCATGTTCATGGGCTTGCTGGGACTCACAGCCACAGTCTTTGCTCTGAGAAATGCTGATCTGAGAATCACTCACAAAATTGTCATTACCCGTTTCTTCCTCTTGGGTGGTTTCTTCTACATCTTCGCTGGTCTCTGTGTCCTGATCCCTGTGAGCTGGAATTTCTATTCTGTAATGCACAACCAGAGCATTGCTTTTCCTCCTGATTACTACCTGCCCTCCAAGCCAGCATCACAAGAGGCTGGTGCTGCCATTCCCATCGGGATTGTAGCTGTCATCCTCCTGCTGCTAAGTGggactttttctctctcaaacaGATTTCCAGTGACCAGAGACGCTATCACAAAATCCTGA